A window from Haloarchaeobius amylolyticus encodes these proteins:
- a CDS encoding type B DNA-directed DNA polymerase, translating to MPYKFDFINGKVYQWTTTEDGATYEVDESYTPTLYVSAHKGRSLTEIEPTFSEHPQVEHTRYVEERISFRHEPSRVLRVDASNIDAVKRIAREVAAWADPGVYRLYNVDLSREYRYCLEEGIDPTPASDLSVLRLDVDDQALANEHITSLTVDGETLTGDREGVLTTLQSRVDEVNPDVLLVNTSDVIPALFTQAQSVGFDDFELGRLPGERYQQLAGRSTYTSYGRVGHSPARYNVPGRAIVNRSNTFTWNQTNLNSCLDLVSRSHKPLQELARSSIGSILTAIQIREARSRGVLVPWHSWRHEFPKTMRQLHDADRGGFTFAPDAGFHEDVHELDFSSLYPNIIVTRNVSPDKIRCDCHSNREDVPGLGYSICDERGFLPDVLEPLVSDRDDIKAELKEAEDPERIEALEGQSSAIKWILVSCFGYQGFSNAKFGRIECHEAINAYAREILLDAKDTFEANGWRVIHGIVDSIWVTAIEGEEQTPLEELVDEITADVGIRLEYEAAYDWIAFVPMRNSDAGALTKYFGKEAGVDEYKFRGIECRQRSTPQFIEDAQKDLIETLAETRDAEAVVERLKTWLGKLSRGDVSPDELLVKNRVSKSLSEYSQYTRNVAALERAKHLGIPRHPGQSVQYVVVDDDKKSPERVRLAHESLEEYDDGFYRTQLLRAAESVLSPLGWREGAIERYLDEYRDVSLDAY from the coding sequence GTGCCGTACAAGTTCGACTTCATCAACGGCAAGGTGTACCAGTGGACTACCACCGAGGACGGTGCGACCTATGAAGTCGACGAGTCCTACACGCCGACGCTGTACGTCTCCGCGCACAAAGGCAGAAGCCTCACCGAGATTGAGCCGACGTTCTCGGAACACCCACAGGTCGAACACACCCGCTACGTCGAGGAGCGAATCAGCTTCCGCCACGAACCGTCCCGAGTCCTCCGTGTAGACGCCTCGAACATCGACGCAGTGAAGCGAATCGCCCGGGAGGTCGCGGCCTGGGCGGACCCAGGCGTCTACCGACTGTACAACGTCGACCTCTCCCGAGAGTACCGCTACTGTCTGGAGGAGGGTATCGACCCGACGCCTGCCAGCGACCTTTCTGTGCTCCGGCTTGATGTCGACGATCAGGCCCTCGCAAACGAGCACATCACGAGTCTCACCGTCGACGGTGAGACGCTAACAGGCGACCGCGAAGGCGTTCTTACGACGCTGCAGTCTCGGGTGGACGAGGTGAACCCGGACGTGTTGCTGGTGAACACCAGCGACGTGATTCCAGCGCTGTTCACGCAAGCGCAATCGGTCGGGTTCGACGACTTCGAACTTGGGCGGCTGCCTGGTGAGCGCTACCAGCAACTCGCCGGACGGTCGACGTACACGAGCTACGGTCGGGTCGGACACTCGCCAGCCCGCTACAACGTTCCCGGTCGTGCCATCGTCAACCGGTCGAACACGTTCACGTGGAACCAGACGAACCTGAACAGCTGTCTCGACCTCGTGAGTCGCTCTCACAAGCCGCTGCAAGAACTCGCCCGGTCCTCCATCGGCTCCATTCTCACCGCCATCCAGATTCGAGAAGCACGGAGTCGTGGGGTACTCGTGCCGTGGCACTCCTGGCGGCATGAGTTCCCGAAGACGATGCGCCAGCTCCACGACGCCGACCGCGGCGGGTTCACGTTCGCCCCCGACGCCGGGTTCCACGAGGACGTCCACGAACTCGACTTCTCCTCGTTGTATCCCAATATCATCGTCACGCGTAACGTGAGCCCAGACAAGATTCGCTGTGACTGCCATAGCAATCGGGAGGATGTGCCCGGGCTTGGCTACTCCATCTGTGACGAACGCGGGTTCCTCCCCGACGTGCTAGAGCCACTCGTCAGCGACCGGGACGACATCAAGGCCGAACTCAAAGAGGCCGAGGACCCCGAGCGAATCGAGGCACTGGAGGGGCAGTCGAGCGCCATCAAGTGGATTCTGGTGTCGTGCTTCGGCTACCAGGGCTTCTCGAACGCGAAGTTCGGGCGCATCGAATGCCACGAGGCAATCAACGCCTACGCTCGTGAGATACTGCTCGACGCCAAGGACACCTTCGAGGCGAACGGTTGGCGTGTCATCCATGGCATCGTCGACTCCATCTGGGTGACCGCCATCGAAGGAGAGGAGCAGACGCCGCTGGAAGAGCTGGTCGACGAGATTACTGCTGACGTGGGTATCCGACTGGAGTACGAGGCCGCCTACGACTGGATCGCGTTCGTCCCCATGCGCAACAGCGACGCCGGCGCGCTGACGAAGTACTTCGGGAAGGAGGCAGGCGTTGACGAGTACAAGTTCCGCGGAATCGAATGCCGCCAGCGGAGCACGCCCCAGTTCATCGAAGATGCCCAAAAGGACCTCATCGAGACGCTCGCCGAAACTAGGGATGCCGAGGCAGTGGTCGAACGCCTGAAGACGTGGTTGGGGAAGCTCAGTCGGGGTGATGTTTCGCCCGACGAGTTGCTCGTGAAGAACCGCGTCTCGAAGTCGCTGTCAGAGTACAGCCAGTACACCCGGAACGTTGCCGCGCTAGAGCGAGCGAAGCACCTCGGGATTCCACGCCACCCTGGCCAGTCAGTCCAGTACGTGGTCGTCGACGACGACAAGAAGTCTCCTGAGCGCGTTCGACTGGCCCACGAATCGCTCGAAGAGTACGACGACGGGTTCTATCGGACGCAGTTACTTCGAGCGGCAGAGAGTGTGCTCTCCCCACTGGGCTGGCGTGAAGGCGCGATTGAGCGGTATCTGGACGAGTATCGGGATGTATCTCTGGATGCGTATTGA